The DNA sequence GAGTCCTGGACAAATATTTACGCGCAGAGCTGGACGCCGCAGATATCTCTTTCCGCAGAGAGCTATGTTCTCACGGGGCTGGGAGAGGGGACGACATATTATTTCGCTGTAAAAGCCCATGACGGATTCGGCTGGTCCGTCTGGCCGGGCACATCGTCAGCCGTAAACAGGTTGAATTTTAATTTCGCGTCATCTTCGGCTCCGGCTGCTGTGACGGATTTGAACGCCGTGACAGGCTCGGGGGCGGGTGAGATAGACCTGTCGTGGACAACGCCGGGCGATGACGGCACGACGGGGAATTTAATAACAGGCAGTCAATTCCTCATAAAATATTCATCCGCCGCCTCGCAGAGCTGGGACACAATGGATTACAGCTGGTACATATCAACAGCTGTCGCTAATGGAACATTTTCAGCGCACACTGTGACTGGCCTGATAGATGCCACGACATATTATTTCTACATAAAGACATCGGACGAGGCGGGGAACTGGTCGCCTCTCTCCAACAAAACGACTTCCTATACGAGTGATATTCCCCCCGCGCCCGCGAATTTTACGGGAACAGTCTTATCCAGTTCAAGCATCAGATGGAACTGGGATGATGTCGCCGGCGAAATGGCGTATAGGGTGAAATCAGGCAGCGCGCCTTCTGTTGTTCTTCAGGAGCTTTCCGCGGATGTCACATGGTGGTTTGAGACAACTTTAACGGCCAACACGTCCTATTACAGGGTTGTCACAGCAACCAATTCGGCGGGCGAGAGCGCTCTTTCAAACGGGGCGACTGTCTGGACACTGGCGAATCCGCCGCTCAACACCGATTTTGTTTCAGTGTGGCAGTCCAGCCTTACATTCAGCTGGTCGAATAACGGCAATCCTTCATGGACGAGATGGGAGATACTCCGTTCAACGGATAATTTTATCACGAGCACCGAAACATTGAAAGATCTTGCGGATAATTATATAACGCCTGGTTATACTGACACGGGTCTTAGCGCGGAATCAACTTACTGGTACAAAGTAAGGGCCTTTAACGGCGTCGATGCGCCGACAGACTATGACACAGCCATTAGCACGGTGACATGCGATCTGACGGCTCCGTCGGATATCAGCAACCTCACGGCGCTTTCCGGCGCTACGGGTTTGGGCGGTCAGATAACGCTGAACTGGACTTCCCCCGGCGACGACGGCACGACGGGGACGGCGTCATCGTATGAGGTGAGATACGCCACAAAATACATTAGTTCCGCCGATTACTCTGAATCCTGGACAAATATTTACGCGCAGAGCTGGACGCCGCAGGTTTCGCTTTCCGCTGAGAGCTATGTTCTCACGGGGCTGGGAGAGGGGACGACATATTATTTCGCGATAAAAGCGTATGACGGATTCGGCTGGGGCGTGTGGCCGGGCACATCGTCAGCCGTAAACAGTTTGAGTTTTACTTTCGCGTCTTCGTCGGCTCCGGCTCCGGTCAATGATCTCAACGCCCTTACGGGCGCGCTGCCGGGAGAAATAGACCTGTCGTGGACAACTCCGGGCGATGACGGCACGACGGGGAATTTAATAACGGGCAGCCAGTTCCTCATAAAATATTCGTCGGATGCGGCGCAGGTCTGGGGCACAATGGATTACAGCTGGTATATTTCAACGGCTGTGGCGCGGGGTACTGTTTCGGCTCACAGCGTAACCGGATTGAACAATCAGACGACTTATTATTTCTACATCCGGACGGCGGATGAGGCTCTCAACTGGTCGCCTCTGTCAAATAAAGCGACGGGATTCGCTCCCATTGTGCCGACGGCGGCGCCTTTAAGTTTTGCGGGCAGCGTTCTTTCTCCTTCGTCCGTTCGCTGGGACTGGACGGATGATTCTGATAACGAAACGGGTTTCTATATCAGAAACTCCACCGGCGGCATTATACAGACACTCGGTGCCGGCAGCACTTCCTGGACTGAAACGGGCCTTACGCCCAACACATCTTATTACAGGTATGCCCAGGCCTTCAATCCGGCTGGTTCAGGCAATTCCCCCGCCGACGAGCCGTGGACGCTTGCCGCGGAACCTGTTTTCAGCGTCATCAGCGTCGGGAGTTTTACCGTCACACTCGCATGGGACAGCGCGGGAAATTCTCCCGTCACCAGATACGCCCTGTCGCGTTCAACGGATAACTTTGTTTTGAACATAACGACATTTATCGCTATCGCGGATAATTTTATTTCCGGCACGACTGTTGCCGCTGATCTCCGGCTGGACACGACATACTGGTTCCGGCTCTGGGCATATAATAATGACGGCCTGGCGTCCGCCATCGCCTCGACAGGCCCCGTGAAAACGGATAAAACGACGCCTCTTCCGCCTTCCACCGTCGCGGGTTATCCGGCGACGGTTTCTTCCATTATGTGGGATTGGACGGACGCCGTTTATGAGGACGGTTACAGGATACTTTCCTCAACTGATTTCTCTGTGCTGGGCACTCTTCCCGCTGACACGACATTCTGGTCGCAGACGGGGCTTTCCCCCAACACGGCTTATAATATCTATGTCCAGGCCTGGAGCTCGTATAACGGCTTTTCCGCATCCTCCGCCTGCGCCCTTTCTCCGCCGTACACCTATCAGATCCCGCCGTTGGCATCCGCCACGCCTCCGCTTGTTTCCACAAACACGGCCACGATTTACTGGACATCCTCTGCGGGGGTGAAATACCGCATAGAAAGGAACGGGGTGTTTTTGAGCTCCGTGACGGCCTCCGCTTCCGAGACAAGTTTTTATGACACGGGTCTCGTGCCTTTTGTCAGCTACACCTACTCGGTTTATTCCGTCAATGACGCCGGTCAGTGGGATATTTCCAGCGGTGTGATTATAATAGCGACAACTTACAATGTGTTTGATATTTCGGGCTATCTGAGAGACAGTGACGGGGCGGTGATCCCGGGCCTGGCAGTTTCTCTGGGCGGCGATTCCTCCGCCGGCTATGTCTCTAATGCCGCGGGTTTTTATGTTTTCGGCGGTCTCGCGTCAGGCGATTACAGCGTGACGCTTTCTTCAAGCCCCTACATCTTCACCCCCGTCTCTTACAGCACAACCTCACTCTGCGCGGACATAAGCGGCTGGGATTTCCGCGTGCTGGTGGTCCCGAATATCATTCCCGGCAAACCGGGTTTTGTGTCGGTGGATTATCCTCTTATCTTTGACGGCGCTGTGAAAATAGAAATATACTCGCCGGGGGGAAGGAAGGCCGTGGATATATACGGAAACACATGGTACGGCACGGAAAACAATTCAAGGCCTTCCTCTTCGTCGGATATAATGGAATCGGGGGCATACATATACAGGACGCAGACGGCGACAGGGCAGAAGAAATACGGCACGGTGATAATCGTAAAATGATGAAGAAAACAATCATAGCTCTTGCGATTTTGGGCGTGTTCTCAACGACAGATTCGCACGGAGCCTTTTATAATCCCGGCTGGTCGGCGAGGGCCGAAGGTATGGGCGGCGTTTTCTGCGCCTCCGGCGGCGACGCGTCGTCGCTTTTCTATAACCCCGCCGCCATAAGAGGGCTTGATTCCCCCGAGTTCGTGCTCATGGGTTTCAAACCTTATATGAGCCTCAGCGGCGTTGAGTGGAAGTATTATCAGTTTTCGGCTGTGTATCCAAAGGATTCTTTTACGATGGGCATGGCTTACTCCGGTTTCAACGCTCAAAGCCTTTATTTTGAGAACAGCCTTTTGCTTTCCGGGGCTTTTTCACGGGGTTCCGCGGACATCGGGGGCAGTTTGAAATATTTGAGCCATTCTTACAATCTGCCTCATGAAATGCAGCCATTTTTTGATTCAAACAGCGCCTCGGGTTTCAGCGCCGACATGGGCGCCGTGTTCAAACTGAACGGGACTTTCTCGGCGGGCCTGTCCGCGGAAAACATTATTCCAGTAGATCTGGGAATAAAATACGAAGACGAGGTGCCGTCAATTTACAGGATGGGTTTCTCGGCAAAAGCGCCGGAACTTGGTTTTTTTCAGAATGTTCTCACCGGTATGGATCTTATATACCGCTCGCAGGACTGGGGTGATAAACTGAGCTGGGGTCTTGGAGCGGAAGCATGGTTTGCGGATAAGACTCTCGCCGTGCGCTGCGGATACAGCGTGACGGCGCTTAACATGGGGGCGAGTTTCGTCGTTGAGGACAGGAGTGTGGGGCTGGATTATTCTTTTTCGCTGCCCCTTGAAATTCAGGACAATTCGGGCTCTCACCGCATTCAGATGGTTTTCCGCTTTTCTCCGCCCAGAGAACAGGTGCTGCCGAAAAATATGGACGGAATCAAGGTGCCTGTCAGACGCTCAGACGCCGTGCCGGACCTGAAATCCGAAGACGCTTATCCGGAAGATGTTAAACCCGCTGTTTCCAAACCTGCTCCTGTCCCGTTCGAGCGCGTGGAGACACGGCCTGATGATACAGCACCTGTCGCTGAGAAGATATCAGAAATTTATCCGGATGATATTGTTCCCGCTGTTCCCGATCCGGCGCCTGCCGCGATCAAAAAAGCGCAGCCGCCAACCAAAAAAGCCGGGGCCACCGACGAGGCGGAAACAACTTCTGACATGGACGCCGAAATCAAAAGGATGGAAGAAGAGATTTTAGGCGCGCCCGCGCCGCCGCCGCCGTCGGCTCCTGCGCGCATGACACCCGCGGAGAAGGCGAAAGCCGGAGCGCATTTCAACAAAGCCACAGAACTTTATAAACAGGGCAGATATGAAGAGGCGATAGCCGAATGGCAGGAAGTTCTCAAAATAAATCCCGACCACAAACTCTCAAAACAGAAAATCAACAAAGCCCAAAGTTTGATTGACACTAAATAACGAAATACGATATAATGAGCAATGAAAATTTGGAAAAATATTTTTCAGAAGCGTAAAAGAGGAAAAAAGGGGATGAATTAATTTCCCGGGGTAAAGGAGGTATTTGAAAAATGCATACTCGACAAAAACTCAATTTTCTTTCGGTGGCCTGTTTTTTGGCAGGCGGTGTTTTGTTAACTTGCCCCGACGGACTTTCAGCGGCGGGACAGCATAAAGGCGAGCAGAAACAGATAGGCGTTGATATTCAATTTTCCGGAGCGCGAGGCGAAACGGTGACTGACGCAGAAGGTATAACCTATAAATTTTACGGCTACGAAATCAAAGAGGCCAAAATATATCCGTCGGAATACAGGGGAACATACCCTCTTTATTTTTTTGGTATGAAAGTGCCGGTGAAAGTTATTGTTACGAATAAAGGTCCCCGCTCAAAAGCAAAAATAAGAGTGGCGACTCTGGCCTACTGTCTGAACACCGATGGCACTAATGGTTTTCGCCTAAAAGATACTGAAATCGTGGATGTGGAAGTAAATAAAGGCGAAACCAAAGAAATTGACGCTTCTTTTGTTTGTAATTATTCGCCCGAGGCCGAATCCGGTCTAGACCGTTTTATTGTGCAGGTGCTCCACATGAATTCAGGCAAAGCCCCCCGCAATCAGGAAGCCGCGCTTATAATGACAAAAGAAGGTATTTTCTGTCCGCCGGAATATATTCCCGAATCAATAAAATAGAAAAAAGGTGCCCTTAATATTTTTTAAAACCTGAAGGCGAAAGCCGGCGCGCATTTCAACAAAGCCACGGAACTTTACAAACAGGGCAGATATGAAGAGGCGATAGCCGAATGGCAGGAAGTTCTCAAAATAAATCCCGCCCACGAACTCTCAAAACAGAAAATCAACAAAGCCCAAAGTTTGATTGACAGTAAATAACGTTAATCTTTAAATTTGACAGTCTGAATTGTTTCAAGAAAATCTTTGCGCAGGTTTTTAAAATCCTTTTTCAGAGATTTACAGATTATGGAAAATTGTTTTTCATTATGTACAAAACTTGCCGCAAGATAGTGAAACGTCTTTTTCTCACCGCGATATTTTCTTTTACGATCGTATTCGAAAAATGCGCAGGTTTTTCCGTTTACAGTTATTTCCTTAATGGTTGAGACTTTTTTTATTTTGCCTTTGTGCTTTTTGCTTTTTTTGCGGAGCTGATTTGATTTTGCGGCATCATAAGAATTTTCTATGCCTGGCCACATTTCTAAATCGAGCACTGATATTGTAATTTTGGGATTATAGTCGACAGGTTTGCCAACAGGATATCTGGAAATGCTTGTCAGTGGTTGCCATATTTCGGAAAGGTCAATATCGCTTTTTACGGATTTTTTTCTCACCATTTCGCGCCCTTTTTTTATTTGGCCTTGAGGAGCAAATGACCATTGTTCCGGCTTTGAAATTTTGAAACCCAGACTGTGGGCGACATAGTTATTGTTTATATATTCCTCTGAAGATATTGTCATTTCAAAATTGCTGATGGATGATTCGTCCTCGAAGATAATTTCATCGGGTTCTTGGCAAAAAATTCCGGTGGTAAGGGTAATCAGCATGAACATGACGGTGAGAAAATAATATTTCATAAATCCCCCTTTATAATGCGTTTGGAATTAATTTCACTGTCGCACTTTTTAATTTGAACAAAATCCGCAATGACTGTCAACCTTTTGCCGCGAAGTTTTCGCCGCGAAGGCGGGTCAACCCCTGCCACCGCCCATCTTGAACCAAAAAGCAGTAGTTATAACTCCGACTGGTTTTAATTATTTCAGTTTTTTTCGCGGCCCATGACAAGTTTCTGTATGCGGCGCGAAAGGAACGACTGCCGCCGGATGTTGTAGCCGACGGCCATTTTAACGACTTCGTAGGGCATGATCATTATGAGTTTTTCCCTGGCGCGGGTGATGGCCGTATAAAAAAGGTTTTTGTTCAGCAGAAAATAACAGCCGCTCCGGGTGGCCAGAAATATCACCGCCCTGGATTCGCTGCCCTGGGATTTGTGCACGGTCATCGCGTAATTGAGAGTGATGTTGTCCATCCTTGAATAGGGAATGCTTTTTTCTTTTCCGTCAAAATCCACCGTCACGCGGTTTTCGCTGTGCGTGTCATCGGTGATGATGCCTATGTCGCCGTTGTATATATCCAGGTCGTAATCGTTTTTCCTCTGCATCACTTTGTCGCCTACACGGAATTCCCTGTCGTGGACGAGGAATGAAGTTTCCTCCGAGGCGGGGTTCAGCCAGTCGCGGAGGCGTATGTTCAGGTTGGAAACTGAAATATCGCCGCCCCCTTTATTGAGAGGGGTCAGTATGTTTATGTCCTTTATAGGGTGATAACCCGCCTTTTTGAGTTTGTCTATGGAGGAATACAGGGCTTTGATCATTTCCTCGGGCGAGCCTGTGTCTATGAACTCAAAATCGTCGGCGTTGGTCATAGGGAAGGCCTTCTCCATGTTTATCATAGAGGCGTTTTTGAGGATGGTGGATTCTTTTTTCTGGCGGAACACCTCGGGGAGCATTATCTGGGATATGGAATAGCTCCCGACCAGCGCCTGCAGGGAATTACCCGCGTCCACCGGAGGCAGCTGATAGGGGTCTCCGATGAAAACGATCCGGGTGTTCTTTCCCGCGCCTTCACAGAGCGCCTGAAGGAGGAGTATATCCACCATTGAGGCCTCGTCAACGATCAGATAATCTTTTTCAAGAGGTTCTTCAGAGTTAACGCGGAAGCCGTCGGCCGGAGAGTATTTGAAAAGGCGGTGAATTGTAGACGCACTTTTACCCGTGAGATTTTCAATCTTGTTGGCCGCTTTTCCCGTCGGCGCGCATAGAGCATAGGTTTTTCCGAGTTTATCCAGCAGCGCCAGCAGCCCTACGCAGAGCGTGCTTTTTCCTGTGCCAGCGGCGCCTGTTATAACCGTCATGGGATTGGAAAGGGCTCTTTTCACAGCCTCTATCTGGTCGGGCGAGAAGTTGATCTTCACCTCCGATTCTATTCCTTTTATAAGGTCATAAAAATTTTTCACTTCAAACACGGGGAGCTTTATTTTTTCCGCTATTCTTTCGGCTACGGCGTTTTCGGCCTCGTAATACCTGGGAAGGTACACCATGTCGTTTTCTATGACGAGGCCCTTGTTGGAAAGCGTTTCTGATTCCGCCCACGCGCGGGGTATTTCAAGGAGTCTTGACGCGGAGCGAACGACCTCGTTGAGGTAGAGGAAATTGTGGCCTGTTTTCTGAAGAATTGTGTTGATCGAGAAATATATGCCGGCCGCGATACGCTCGGAGTCCATTTTCCCCACACCGACATTGCCGGCTATGATCTCGGCTTTTTTGAAACCTATGCCTTTGAAATCGCGTATCAGCCTGTATGGGCGCTTCTTGATAAGAGAGGCTGCCTCCGCGCCGTATTTCAAGTAGATGCGGCTGGCCCACTTCGGCGAAAAACCTATGAGTATGAGTTCTTTGACGCTGGTGTTTATTGAGGAGGAGCTTTTTTTTATTTTTTCCAGAAGCTTTTCGCTGATGCCTTCCACCTCAAGCAGCTTTTCGGGATTTTCCTCAAGTATTTCCAGGGACTTGTCTTTGAATTTTTTCACTATTCTTTCGGCCATCTGCTCCCCGACGCCGTCAATACAGGACATCATGAATTTTATAACGCCCTCTTTCTGGTAGGGGAGTTCCCTGTAGAATTCGTCGATCTGGAAGCTCTCTCCGAATTGCGGATGCGAGGTTTTCGTGCAGCGGGCATGGATCATATCGCCTGTTTTTATACCCGGCAGGTAGCCGCAGATCTTCGCCTCTTTTTTAGTTGCGGTCAGCACCTGGGCCACTTTCCACCCGGTGTCCGGGTTTGCGTATATTATGTTTTTGATCTCGCCGCTCACCTCGGCGTAATTTTTTTCTCTGTCGGTCAGGAAATCAAAATTCAGCTGCGCTTTATCAGGGGCGTTATTCATTCTTCAGCTCCGGCTTGCATATTTTGATGGCGGGGCAGTGCCTGCACAGGGGCCCCGGGCGTTTGACATAAGAGTTGTCCGAGGCGAGCTCTCGTATCAGGCATTCTATTTCACCGCAGAATATTTCCGGCTGGGATGTTTCAAAACTCAGCTCATTGCCGTCCCGCAGATATGCGAGGGTGAAGCGGATATTTTTGTGGTGTTTTCTGTAGAGGAGAAAAGCCGCGCATATGTAAAACTTCATCTGTATGTCCGCTTTCAGTTCTTCTTCGCTCAATTCGTTCTTTCCGGTTTTGTAGTCTATTATGTGCAGCGCGCTGATGTCTTTTCCGGAGATGATGTCCATTCTGTCTATACGCCCGGTGAGACTCACTTTTTCGTTGTCATAAAAAGGGATGTCAAAAGCTTTTTCAACGGCATACAGCGTTTCCGGGTTTATCTCTTTTGAGGCGAAGCGGTTGAGGAAGACATCCGCTTCAAAAAAAGACAGGTCTCCGGTTTCTGGGATTCCCGGGAATTCTTTTTTGCGGGAGTTCGCAGCGGAGTAAAGTTTCTCCATGTCCCGGCTCACTCCGGCCGCGACCAGAGCTTTGCAGTAATCCTCTATCACCGCGTGTATGTATGAGCCGAAACGCGTGGCCGGGTTTTCCTCCTGGAAAATGCCTTCACCGTAAGCGTAATAGTAGCGCCGCGGGCATTGAAGATACAGCCGCAATTTTGAAGCGGAGACGCTTTTGAGTTCCACCGGTTTGATGTCTGTTGCCATTTCTCAATTTTATAAAAAAACGCTGAAAATTGATATAGAAATTTTGTCTTAATTTGTGGCCGTGCCCTTATTTGATAAAATATACATATGAATTGCCCTAAATGCGCTCTTTGCGGAGGTAAGGCGGCCCCGTATTCTTCAGCGCCTCATTATTTCGTCTGTGAAAACTGCGGTTTTGTCTTTCTTAACAGGACTAAAGTTGTTTCCCGCCAGGACGAGAAAGAGCGCTATCTCAAGCACACGAATGACCAGGGCGATGCCGGTTACACTAAAATGCTTGAGGAATTCATAAAGATCTGTGTCGCGCCTTTCGCTCATGCCCCCGGCCCGGCGCTAGATTACGGCTCCGGACCGGAGCCGGTTCTTGCCGGTATTTTAGAGAAGATGGGGTATAAAGTTGACATATATGACCCCTTTTTCGCGCCCGCTGCAGATTTTGATCCGGGAAAATACGGCATTGTCACGGCCGTTGAGGTGATAGAGCACATGAAATGTCCTTTATCGGATATTCGGATCATAGCGGATATTCTGAAACCCGGCGGAATTTTCGCCGGAAGGACGATGTTTCTTACAAAAGAGGATTTTGCTCTTTGGTGGTACCGCCTCGATATCACGCACATTTCATTTTATTCCCGGGAATCTCTGTCATATATAGCTTTGGAAACGGGCATGAAGACCATACTGTTTAAGGAACCCTGTTTTTTCGTCATGAAAAAAAATGGCTGAACTGAAAGGGGAAGGAATGTGGGCCGGATGCCGGACTATGAAGCGACTATTGACCGGTAGTTCTCATAATCAGAGATTAGGGCTTGTGCTCGTAATCGGGAAAAAAGGGAAATACGGATAAAAAAAACAGGCGAAACCGGATTTTGATCCGATTTCGCCTTGTTTTAATTTAAAAATTAAGAAAAGTTATTTGGCTTTTCCGACTATTCTGAAAACCTTTGTTCCGCAAACGCCGCACAAGCCTTTGATGGCCTTCATGCCGTTCTTCATGACCACATCCTCAGGGCTCTTGATCTCAACGTTTTTCTTGCACTTCATGCATCTTCCTTCTGCCATTTTGTTTACCTCCGCTAAAATTGCTAACTTGAACCGAATTCTGAGCATATTGTAGATAAAAAAGCAGGTGAAGGCAATGAGGAAAGGCACTATTCACGGGGCGCCTCCTCTCCCGATGTCTAATGTCAAGACCTGACCCCAGAACAAATTATGCGTTTTGAGAGTGATTTTATATAATTTTGGTAATGAGAGAAAAATTTCAGTTTGTTCTTGCACTATTGTGTGCTGCCGTGTGCTTTGATAACGCTTTTGCGGCCGTGAGCGTGAAGAGCCTTGGCGGAGGCGTTCTGGAGTGTTCGGTTGAGACCGCGGCTCTTGAAATAACGCGAAGGGGCGATTTTGACATTGTGAAGAGCCGGGGATGTTCCGGCACTTTTTCGCGAGGCTCGGCGGCTCTGCCTGTAAGAAATTTTTTTGTCGCCCTTGGCCGGGCCCGCGCCGTGCCTTCTTTTGAGATCATCAGCGTTGAAAGAGCTCCCGTCGCGGGAAGTTTTAAGCTGAGAGAGGTTGGCCTTCCAAGGCCTATGAGCGCGGGCGCCTCAAAGGCTTTGCCGCGGTCTTCAGGCGTTCCGGCCTCCCTGCCGGGAGAATCAGAACTGCTGAAGCTCAATTCTGTTCAGGAACGCGGAGGAGCGCATTTTGCCGCTTTTTCGCTCAAGGCCGCGGAATATGACCCGCCTTCGGGAAAACTCACACACATTAAAAAAGTTGTATTCAGGATAAACCTTGCCGGCGAAGTGCATGGTACGGACGCCGTGTCATCTTCGGACAGGCGTTTTGTTTCGTCTTTTGCGCCGGGTTCGGACAGGATAGCGGCGGCTCTGCCCTCGGCTCCGGAGGGCTACCTGCTCATAACGAATAACACCCTCATGCCTTCTTTTCAGGCGCTGCTGGAGAGCCATTCTTCAAACTTTAACTGCTCCACCATAACGGTAGCGGAGATAGAGATTTCTTACCCCGGGGCGGACACCCAGGCGAAAATAAAGGCCTGTATAAAGGATTACTGTGACAGCGGCGTCAGATATGTGCTCCTCGGCGGAGATACCGAAATCATTCCCGCCAGAGGCGTTTACGCCAGAGTGACAGGTTCCGCCCTTACAAGAAACGCCCTTGCCGATTATATTGACGGCAATATCCCCTGCGATCTCTACTATGCCGACACATCAACATCAAGCTGGGATAAAGACGGCGACGGCGTTTATGGTGAATGGGCTGACGGGGTTAATTTTATGCCCGGCGTTTATATAGGAAGGGCTCCTGTGAGTAATGTTGAAGAAGCGGATAACTTTGTCAGGAAGGCAATATATTATCCGCTGAGGAATAATTTTAGGGAGCTTCTTATCGCCGATTGGCTGATTAAAGATGATCCAACCGGTTTACCCGATTTGGACGGTAAAGATCTTATGACGGGCCCGGGGGAGGTCAAAGATCAGACGCCCGATGATTTTGAGATTGAGGAATTATATACGAGTGAAGGCACGCTATCAGCGGCAGCCGCCATAAATGAGATCAATGAAGGGATAGATTTTCTCAATCACGCCGGCCACGGCTTGACCGCCTCGCTTGACCCTGTATTTAACAATTTAAATGTTTCTTCACTCTCCAACGCAAAGCCATTTGTTGTCTCGTCCATAGGCTGTTATGCTGGGGCGTTTGACAGCAGCGACTGCATAGGAGAGTATTTTGTCAAAGGCTCAGGCGGCGGGAGCGCCTTCATGGGCAATGCGCGCTATGGCTGGTTTGATGAGAATGACGCTACAAAATACAGCGGCGAGTTGATGGTGGCTTTCTACGACGCTCTGTTCGATCAGGGAATGACGCGTCTGGGCGAGGCTTTCGCGAAGAGCAAGATAGATTTTATTCCCGCCGCCACGGATGTATCAGACCAGAATAATCCCTATCGGTGGATAGAGTATTCGCTGAACCTGCTGGGCGATCCCGCGATGGTTCTTCCTTCGGAAAAGCAGTTGGATTTTGTTTCATATCTGCTGAATTTATCCACGGCGAGCCATGTGAGCCCCGGCGCATCCACCGAGCTTGTTGTCGAACTTAAAAACCTTAAATCAACGGACACTTTGAATGTGAGCGCGTCCGTCAGCACGAACGACCCCTATGTGACGGTTTTATCAAGCTACGCCTATTACGGCGATATAGCTCCGCTCGCCAGCGCCTCAAATGTTTCCTCGCCCTTTCGCTTCAGCGTTTCGGAGCTCTGTCCCTGCGATCACATAATCAATTTTGACCTTCTGATGAACACAACGGATGCCGTGTTCTATACAAGGGTGCAGACGGCTGTTTCGCGTTCAGCGCCCGGCCTGACTATGGTTTATTGCTGGCCCAATCCCGTGCGGTCGGGGATCCTTCATATATCAAACATTCCCCTGGGCTCGCGTCCGTCTGTGAGCATATATAATCTTGTGGGCGAGGAAGTGGCGCTTCTGCGCGAGGGTGAGGGAATAGTGACATTAAATTCTTCCATGAGAGCCGA is a window from the Candidatus Omnitrophota bacterium genome containing:
- a CDS encoding tetratricopeptide repeat protein; the protein is MVRHGKQFKAFLFVGYNGIGGIHIQDADGDRAEEIRHGDNRKMMKKTIIALAILGVFSTTDSHGAFYNPGWSARAEGMGGVFCASGGDASSLFYNPAAIRGLDSPEFVLMGFKPYMSLSGVEWKYYQFSAVYPKDSFTMGMAYSGFNAQSLYFENSLLLSGAFSRGSADIGGSLKYLSHSYNLPHEMQPFFDSNSASGFSADMGAVFKLNGTFSAGLSAENIIPVDLGIKYEDEVPSIYRMGFSAKAPELGFFQNVLTGMDLIYRSQDWGDKLSWGLGAEAWFADKTLAVRCGYSVTALNMGASFVVEDRSVGLDYSFSLPLEIQDNSGSHRIQMVFRFSPPREQVLPKNMDGIKVPVRRSDAVPDLKSEDAYPEDVKPAVSKPAPVPFERVETRPDDTAPVAEKISEIYPDDIVPAVPDPAPAAIKKAQPPTKKAGATDEAETTSDMDAEIKRMEEEILGAPAPPPPSAPARMTPAEKAKAGAHFNKATELYKQGRYEEAIAEWQEVLKINPDHKLSKQKINKAQSLIDTK
- a CDS encoding tetratricopeptide repeat protein; the encoded protein is MKAKAGAHFNKATELYKQGRYEEAIAEWQEVLKINPAHELSKQKINKAQSLIDSK
- a CDS encoding ATP-dependent RecD-like DNA helicase, whose protein sequence is MNNAPDKAQLNFDFLTDREKNYAEVSGEIKNIIYANPDTGWKVAQVLTATKKEAKICGYLPGIKTGDMIHARCTKTSHPQFGESFQIDEFYRELPYQKEGVIKFMMSCIDGVGEQMAERIVKKFKDKSLEILEENPEKLLEVEGISEKLLEKIKKSSSSINTSVKELILIGFSPKWASRIYLKYGAEAASLIKKRPYRLIRDFKGIGFKKAEIIAGNVGVGKMDSERIAAGIYFSINTILQKTGHNFLYLNEVVRSASRLLEIPRAWAESETLSNKGLVIENDMVYLPRYYEAENAVAERIAEKIKLPVFEVKNFYDLIKGIESEVKINFSPDQIEAVKRALSNPMTVITGAAGTGKSTLCVGLLALLDKLGKTYALCAPTGKAANKIENLTGKSASTIHRLFKYSPADGFRVNSEEPLEKDYLIVDEASMVDILLLQALCEGAGKNTRIVFIGDPYQLPPVDAGNSLQALVGSYSISQIMLPEVFRQKKESTILKNASMINMEKAFPMTNADDFEFIDTGSPEEMIKALYSSIDKLKKAGYHPIKDINILTPLNKGGGDISVSNLNIRLRDWLNPASEETSFLVHDREFRVGDKVMQRKNDYDLDIYNGDIGIITDDTHSENRVTVDFDGKEKSIPYSRMDNITLNYAMTVHKSQGSESRAVIFLATRSGCYFLLNKNLFYTAITRAREKLIMIMPYEVVKMAVGYNIRRQSFLSRRIQKLVMGREKN
- a CDS encoding PD-(D/E)XK nuclease family protein, with amino-acid sequence MATDIKPVELKSVSASKLRLYLQCPRRYYYAYGEGIFQEENPATRFGSYIHAVIEDYCKALVAAGVSRDMEKLYSAANSRKKEFPGIPETGDLSFFEADVFLNRFASKEINPETLYAVEKAFDIPFYDNEKVSLTGRIDRMDIISGKDISALHIIDYKTGKNELSEEELKADIQMKFYICAAFLLYRKHHKNIRFTLAYLRDGNELSFETSQPEIFCGEIECLIRELASDNSYVKRPGPLCRHCPAIKICKPELKNE
- a CDS encoding class I SAM-dependent methyltransferase, with the protein product MNCPKCALCGGKAAPYSSAPHYFVCENCGFVFLNRTKVVSRQDEKERYLKHTNDQGDAGYTKMLEEFIKICVAPFAHAPGPALDYGSGPEPVLAGILEKMGYKVDIYDPFFAPAADFDPGKYGIVTAVEVIEHMKCPLSDIRIIADILKPGGIFAGRTMFLTKEDFALWWYRLDITHISFYSRESLSYIALETGMKTILFKEPCFFVMKKNG